One window from the genome of Bacillus kexueae encodes:
- a CDS encoding YpjP family protein produces MNKWVRKSLVALFTIATFGLVTPPAALTADENYPNTSTHSQESSESTLANVVVSESFEEQKHEDFAHIILEQAKLQSFEKFGGKIGPQIEEEFNAVIFPKMEEEIHTFLQEEEHFDQLVLSNNPSGGRGEKIFHLYDEKTGQDLLRFHVRIDHPPQEGYWFNFHYHTYHDHFSTHYELGSIFWDYNTPPKWMTH; encoded by the coding sequence ATGAATAAGTGGGTTAGGAAATCACTCGTTGCATTATTTACGATTGCGACGTTTGGTCTCGTGACGCCTCCTGCTGCGCTTACTGCGGATGAGAACTACCCAAATACCTCTACGCATTCGCAAGAATCATCTGAATCTACGTTAGCGAATGTAGTAGTTTCAGAATCTTTCGAAGAGCAAAAACATGAAGACTTTGCTCATATTATTTTGGAACAAGCGAAACTCCAATCGTTCGAAAAATTTGGTGGGAAGATTGGGCCACAGATTGAAGAAGAGTTCAACGCAGTCATCTTTCCGAAAATGGAGGAGGAAATCCATACGTTTTTGCAAGAGGAGGAACACTTTGACCAACTCGTGTTATCCAACAATCCATCAGGTGGAAGAGGAGAGAAAATTTTTCATCTTTACGATGAAAAAACAGGACAAGATTTATTACGATTCCATGTTCGCATTGACCATCCACCTCAAGAAGGATATTGGTTTAATTTTCATTATCATACTTACCATGATCACTTTTCAACACATTATGAACTCGGATCGATATTTTGGGATTATAACACACCACCGAAATGGATGACACATTAA
- a CDS encoding thymidylate synthase — MEHPEYAYLDLCKHVLKNGIKKEDRTGTGTISTFGYQMRFDLQKGFPLLTTKRIPFRLVASELLWFLKGDTNIQYLLKHNNNIWNEWAFKNWVESDEYNGPDMTNFGIRSQQDSEFNTIYEDELEKFKERILTDDEFAQKYGELGPVYGKQWRAWETTKGETIDQIKDVIEQIKVNPNSRRLIVSAWSPEFVPSMALPPCHTMFQFYVLDGKLSCQLYQRSGDIFLGIPFNIASYALLTHLIAHECGLEVGEFIHTLGDAHIYLNHIDQVETQLKRNPKAFPKLTLNSEKNSVFDFDLEDIQLEGYDPHPTIKAPVAV, encoded by the coding sequence ATGGAGCATCCTGAGTATGCTTACTTGGATTTATGTAAACATGTTTTAAAGAATGGAATTAAAAAAGAGGACCGAACAGGTACTGGTACAATTTCAACGTTTGGTTATCAAATGAGATTTGACTTACAGAAGGGTTTTCCGCTATTAACGACAAAACGTATCCCTTTTCGGTTAGTGGCGAGTGAATTGCTATGGTTTTTAAAAGGGGATACGAACATCCAGTATTTATTAAAACATAACAATAATATTTGGAACGAATGGGCGTTTAAAAATTGGGTGGAAAGCGATGAGTATAATGGACCGGATATGACGAATTTCGGTATTCGGAGTCAACAAGACTCTGAATTTAATACCATTTATGAAGATGAATTGGAAAAATTCAAAGAGCGTATTTTAACAGATGATGAATTTGCCCAAAAATATGGCGAACTTGGTCCTGTATACGGAAAGCAATGGCGTGCATGGGAAACAACTAAAGGAGAAACGATTGACCAAATTAAAGATGTCATTGAGCAAATAAAGGTGAATCCGAACTCACGTCGTTTAATCGTATCTGCATGGTCACCTGAGTTTGTTCCTTCGATGGCATTACCTCCATGCCATACGATGTTTCAATTTTATGTGTTGGATGGAAAATTAAGTTGCCAATTGTATCAACGTAGTGGAGACATTTTCTTAGGAATTCCGTTTAACATCGCAAGTTATGCACTTCTTACACATTTAATCGCGCATGAGTGTGGATTAGAAGTAGGGGAGTTTATCCATACGCTAGGAGATGCGCACATATATTTAAATCACATCGATCAAGTGGAAACACAATTGAAACGAAATCCGAAAGCATTCCCGAAACTTACGTTAAATAGTGAGAAGAACTCAGTATTTGATTTTGACTTAGAAGATATTCAATTAGAGGGATATGATCCCCATCCAACAATAAAAGCACCCGTTGCGGTGTAA
- the ilvA gene encoding threonine ammonia-lyase IlvA, with the protein MKQLTDQNVTVQVEDILKAHQAVKDVAIHTPLEKNETLSEKYEANVYIKREDLQVVRSFKIRGAYNKMKQLTKEETKNGVVCASAGNHAQGFAYSCEALNIHGKVFMPTTTPNQKVMQVKRHGKKMVEVILFGDTYDDAYKKALECAEEEQRTFIHPFDDFDVISGQGTTAIEILNDCEEPIDYLFASIGGGGLLSGVGTYFKSVSPSTQLIGVEPEGAPSMKKSLEANEVVTLSEIDKFVDGAAVQRVGDMPFSIISELVDDIVLVPEGKICTTILNLYNENAIVAEPAGALPIAALDFYKEKIKGKTVVCILSGGNNDIGRMQEIKERSLLYEGLQHYFIVNFPQRAGALREFLDEVLGPSDDITRFEYTKKNNKDSGPALVGIELTNREDYVGLIERMKQKGFPFKEVNKDSNLFHLLI; encoded by the coding sequence ATGAAGCAATTGACGGATCAAAACGTAACTGTACAAGTTGAAGATATTTTGAAAGCTCATCAAGCAGTAAAGGATGTAGCCATTCATACACCTTTAGAAAAAAACGAAACTCTTTCGGAAAAATACGAAGCGAATGTTTATATTAAACGTGAAGATTTACAAGTTGTTCGATCGTTTAAAATTCGTGGAGCTTATAATAAAATGAAACAGCTAACGAAAGAAGAAACAAAGAATGGTGTTGTTTGTGCGAGTGCAGGTAATCATGCTCAAGGCTTTGCCTATTCGTGCGAGGCGTTAAATATTCATGGGAAAGTTTTTATGCCAACAACGACACCAAATCAAAAAGTAATGCAAGTAAAGCGCCATGGGAAGAAGATGGTGGAAGTCATTTTATTTGGTGATACGTACGATGATGCTTATAAAAAAGCGCTCGAATGTGCTGAAGAAGAGCAAAGAACGTTTATTCATCCGTTCGATGACTTTGATGTTATTAGCGGTCAAGGTACGACGGCTATTGAAATATTAAATGATTGTGAAGAACCGATTGATTATTTGTTTGCGAGTATCGGTGGCGGCGGGCTCCTATCAGGTGTTGGAACGTATTTTAAAAGTGTGTCACCTTCCACTCAGTTGATCGGAGTTGAACCAGAAGGAGCACCATCCATGAAGAAATCATTAGAAGCAAATGAAGTTGTTACACTTTCAGAAATTGATAAGTTTGTAGATGGAGCAGCTGTCCAACGTGTTGGTGACATGCCATTTTCCATCATATCCGAGCTAGTCGATGATATTGTTCTTGTGCCAGAAGGGAAAATTTGCACGACAATCTTGAATTTATATAATGAAAATGCCATAGTTGCCGAACCTGCAGGTGCGTTACCGATTGCGGCACTTGATTTTTACAAAGAAAAAATTAAAGGCAAAACGGTTGTATGTATTTTAAGTGGTGGGAATAATGATATTGGAAGAATGCAAGAAATTAAGGAGCGATCCTTATTGTACGAAGGGTTACAACATTATTTTATTGTTAACTTTCCACAGCGTGCAGGAGCACTGCGTGAATTTTTAGATGAAGTTCTAGGTCCATCAGATGATATTACACGATTTGAATATACAAAGAAAAATAATAAAGATAGTGGACCAGCATTAGTTGGAATAGAGTTAACAAATCGTGAAGATTACGTGGGACTCATCGAACGAATGAAACAAAAAGGATTCCCGTTTAAAGAAGTGAATAAAGATAGCAATCTATTTCACTTACTCATCTAA
- a CDS encoding SOS response-associated peptidase, protein MCGRFTLTVDPTELAQLFAINEFVADAYEKSYNIAPSQKVLSVIESKGKRKAGLLQWGLIPRWADPTKMKPFINARSETLNEKRSFRHLNRNRCVILADSFYEWKREDGKKKPIRFMFNDGKPFAFAGLWDRYQREGQTVYTCTIITTPPNQLVESVHNRMPAILDEQTISEWLSPENREWSQLQALLKPYAAEKMKKYEVSSIVNSPKNNSVECIKPL, encoded by the coding sequence TTGTGTGGACGATTTACATTAACAGTTGATCCGACAGAATTGGCTCAATTGTTTGCCATTAACGAATTTGTGGCGGATGCTTATGAAAAAAGCTATAATATTGCTCCTTCACAAAAGGTATTATCGGTCATTGAATCGAAAGGAAAACGAAAAGCCGGCCTGCTGCAGTGGGGGCTTATTCCAAGATGGGCAGACCCGACAAAAATGAAACCATTTATTAATGCTCGAAGTGAAACATTGAATGAAAAACGAAGCTTCCGCCATTTAAATCGAAATCGATGTGTAATATTAGCGGACAGCTTTTATGAATGGAAAAGGGAAGATGGGAAAAAGAAGCCCATTCGGTTTATGTTCAATGACGGCAAACCTTTTGCATTCGCTGGGCTTTGGGATCGATATCAAAGAGAAGGGCAAACAGTGTACACATGTACGATTATCACAACACCACCGAATCAACTAGTCGAATCCGTGCATAATCGGATGCCTGCTATCTTAGATGAACAAACGATAAGCGAATGGCTTTCGCCTGAAAATAGAGAATGGAGTCAATTGCAAGCTTTGTTAAAACCATATGCAGCAGAAAAAATGAAAAAGTACGAAGTTTCCTCCATTGTAAACTCTCCAAAAAATAATTCGGTAGAGTGTATTAAACCTCTTTAA
- a CDS encoding PCYCGC domain-containing protein: MKKIVISSLLLSVTLLTGCQQNHDDSSHITHLSNGDIREVTVSVDELPTFLDHQPEQVQTIYRLAAKHEELLRSIPCYCGCAESANHRDNFECFVHEINENGEIVWDDHGTKCNVCLEIAANSIVLYEEGKSVKEIRSEIDNRYENGYAKPTPTPEV, translated from the coding sequence ATGAAGAAAATTGTTATTTCATCCTTACTTCTTTCCGTTACATTATTAACCGGATGTCAACAAAATCATGATGATTCTAGTCATATAACCCATTTATCAAATGGAGATATAAGAGAAGTTACCGTATCCGTTGATGAGTTGCCAACATTTCTTGACCATCAACCTGAACAAGTACAAACGATTTATCGTTTAGCTGCCAAGCATGAGGAACTTCTTCGATCCATTCCTTGCTATTGCGGTTGTGCGGAATCCGCTAATCACCGTGATAATTTTGAATGCTTTGTACATGAAATAAATGAGAATGGTGAAATTGTTTGGGATGATCACGGGACAAAATGTAATGTCTGTCTTGAAATTGCGGCAAATTCAATCGTTTTATATGAGGAAGGAAAATCTGTGAAAGAAATTCGTTCAGAAATTGATAATCGCTATGAAAATGGCTACGCGAAGCCAACACCTACACCTGAAGTTTAA
- a CDS encoding SCO family protein, translating to MKKGLSVIAFFMLIFLTACGGGGKIEGALNYEVEPFTFTNQNGDSVSLEDLKGKVWIADFIFTNCETVCPPMTAHMTKLQQEAEEAGVDVEFVSFSVDPEVDTPEKLKEFARNYDLSFDNWHFLTGYDQETIEEFAVSSFKAIVQKPKNNDQVIHGTKFYVIDQNGVVVKDFNGVENTPYEEIINVVKALQ from the coding sequence ATGAAAAAAGGTTTAAGCGTCATCGCGTTTTTCATGCTCATTTTCCTAACTGCTTGCGGTGGGGGAGGAAAAATTGAAGGTGCTCTCAATTATGAAGTCGAACCCTTTACGTTTACAAACCAAAACGGAGATTCAGTTTCGCTAGAAGATTTGAAAGGGAAAGTATGGATAGCTGATTTTATTTTTACAAACTGTGAAACGGTTTGTCCGCCAATGACAGCGCATATGACGAAGCTGCAACAAGAAGCGGAAGAAGCGGGTGTAGATGTTGAGTTTGTTTCGTTTAGTGTTGATCCTGAAGTCGATACGCCCGAGAAATTGAAAGAGTTTGCTCGTAATTATGATTTATCATTTGATAATTGGCATTTTTTAACGGGTTATGATCAAGAAACGATTGAAGAATTTGCTGTTAGTAGCTTTAAAGCCATAGTTCAAAAACCTAAAAATAACGATCAAGTGATTCACGGGACGAAATTTTATGTAATTGATCAAAATGGAGTTGTTGTAAAAGACTTTAATGGGGTTGAAAATACTCCTTATGAAGAAATTATAAACGTTGTAAAGGCATTACAATAA
- a CDS encoding dihydrofolate reductase — MISLIVAMDKNRLIGKNNDLPWHLPADLKYFKEVTTGHKIIMGRKTFESIGKPLPGRENIILTSNPSYSVEGCTVYHSIEQCLDRIHSDQVAQFFVIGGSVVFQEFLPYVSRLYITEIEGEFDGDTYFPPLRKEEWVLKSVKEGVVDDKNRYPHRFAVYERKEN, encoded by the coding sequence GTGATATCGCTAATCGTTGCTATGGATAAAAATCGCCTAATCGGAAAAAACAACGATTTACCGTGGCACTTACCTGCTGATTTAAAATATTTCAAGGAAGTGACGACCGGCCATAAAATCATCATGGGTCGTAAAACGTTTGAGTCGATAGGTAAACCGTTACCTGGAAGAGAAAACATCATATTAACATCAAATCCATCTTATTCGGTAGAAGGATGTACGGTTTATCATTCAATTGAACAATGCTTAGATCGCATCCATTCAGATCAAGTAGCTCAATTTTTTGTGATTGGGGGATCGGTTGTCTTTCAAGAGTTTCTTCCTTACGTTTCACGCCTTTACATAACGGAAATTGAAGGAGAGTTTGATGGAGATACGTATTTCCCTCCGTTACGAAAAGAAGAATGGGTTCTTAAATCGGTGAAAGAGGGAGTTGTAGACGACAAAAATCGCTATCCACATCGATTTGCTGTTTATGAGCGAAAAGAAAACTAA
- a CDS encoding YuzL family protein, protein MAKRKKDPSTIGLSSSQVEGQGTTTFETGVKKDSAQKKQKRS, encoded by the coding sequence ATGGCTAAACGCAAAAAAGACCCATCAACAATCGGCCTTTCATCTTCACAAGTTGAAGGTCAAGGGACGACAACATTTGAAACAGGAGTTAAAAAAGACTCTGCCCAAAAAAAGCAAAAGCGCTCGTAA
- a CDS encoding phosphatidylglycerophosphatase A produces MNAYTLQEMVKKSKEMLNERGVQIEDIANIVLQLQTKYIPDLTLEECVENIERVLNKREIVHAILTGIALDQLAEQGLLPEPLQQLVESDEPLYGIDEIIPLSIINVYGSIGFTNFGYLDKEKFGIIKDLDLKKDGQVNTFLDDLVAAIAAAAASRIAHHHQDEQDRKQSIKFIG; encoded by the coding sequence ATGAACGCCTACACATTGCAAGAGATGGTGAAGAAATCAAAGGAAATGCTTAATGAAAGAGGGGTTCAAATCGAAGACATTGCGAACATCGTTCTTCAGCTTCAAACGAAATACATACCTGATTTAACATTGGAAGAATGTGTTGAAAACATTGAACGTGTCTTGAATAAAAGGGAAATTGTTCATGCTATTCTTACTGGGATTGCATTGGATCAATTGGCAGAACAAGGGCTTTTACCGGAACCGCTACAACAGTTAGTTGAAAGTGACGAGCCATTGTATGGTATCGATGAAATCATTCCGCTTTCAATCATAAACGTTTATGGCTCGATTGGCTTTACGAACTTTGGTTATTTAGATAAAGAAAAATTCGGTATTATTAAAGATTTAGATTTGAAGAAAGATGGACAAGTTAATACGTTTCTAGACGATTTAGTTGCTGCTATAGCGGCGGCGGCTGCAAGTCGAATCGCTCACCATCATCAAGACGAGCAAGATCGTAAGCAAAGCATAAAGTTCATTGGTTAG
- a CDS encoding helix-turn-helix domain-containing protein: MPIIINIDVMLAKRKMSVTELSEKVGITMSNLSILKNGKAKAIRFSTLEAICKALDCQPGDILVYESDLDK; this comes from the coding sequence ATGCCTATAATAATTAATATTGATGTAATGTTAGCGAAAAGAAAAATGAGTGTCACAGAGCTATCAGAAAAGGTTGGTATCACAATGTCAAACCTTTCGATTTTGAAAAATGGAAAGGCAAAAGCAATAAGATTTTCTACATTAGAAGCAATTTGTAAAGCTTTAGATTGTCAACCTGGTGATATCCTTGTTTACGAAAGTGACTTGGACAAGTAA
- a CDS encoding DUF2535 family protein, which produces MLLKSLEFKTNNGQKVKIIDIPVLEEDSSYRFMITIRLESFIRTIDKEVRPKNVYSFKEYLKKILKWPDYEAIYQPQILQHNA; this is translated from the coding sequence TTGTTATTAAAAAGCCTAGAGTTCAAAACGAATAATGGACAGAAGGTGAAAATTATTGACATTCCAGTATTGGAGGAAGATAGCTCTTACCGTTTCATGATTACGATTCGACTCGAATCGTTTATTCGGACCATTGATAAGGAAGTAAGACCGAAAAATGTATATTCATTCAAAGAGTACTTAAAGAAAATATTAAAATGGCCCGATTACGAAGCAATTTATCAGCCGCAAATTTTACAGCATAATGCATAA
- a CDS encoding anthrax toxin lethal factor-related metalloendopeptidase, producing MKKTGFIILILCSALLLIDQDERFPIGIPLSEYTFKQFSHPFTPHTVSNLIYVPYEHFPEEEAINMIQHISQIHTSILVKAEEAGIKIKLFQGKLTDQAEMLTLKGKLPRGYSKADPSWDFVPGIGGGKIVYAKIGHSEMGKGHGSIALELHEFAHSLDKYVFSYVRLDPLFLAVWQEEATTLFPNHSYFHRFPEEYFAESFALYYKSDESRTYLESKAPLTFEYMEQLILNIENM from the coding sequence ATGAAAAAGACTGGATTCATTATCCTTATCTTATGTTCAGCTCTCCTATTAATCGATCAAGATGAACGATTCCCAATTGGAATCCCACTTTCTGAATATACATTTAAGCAATTTAGCCATCCATTTACTCCACACACTGTAAGCAATCTTATTTATGTACCTTACGAGCACTTTCCTGAAGAAGAAGCGATAAACATGATTCAACATATTAGTCAGATTCATACCTCAATATTAGTAAAAGCAGAAGAGGCTGGAATCAAAATAAAACTATTCCAAGGAAAACTAACGGATCAAGCTGAAATGTTAACACTTAAAGGAAAGCTTCCGAGAGGATACTCTAAAGCAGACCCGAGCTGGGATTTCGTACCTGGAATAGGTGGAGGCAAAATTGTTTATGCGAAAATTGGTCATAGTGAAATGGGGAAAGGACATGGATCAATTGCACTCGAACTTCATGAGTTCGCACACTCGTTAGATAAATATGTTTTCTCGTATGTGCGGTTAGACCCATTATTTTTAGCTGTATGGCAAGAAGAAGCGACAACACTCTTCCCGAATCATTCTTATTTTCATCGTTTTCCTGAAGAGTATTTTGCTGAAAGCTTTGCCTTGTATTATAAGAGTGATGAATCACGCACTTATTTGGAATCGAAGGCCCCTTTAACTTTTGAGTATATGGAACAGCTAATATTGAACATTGAAAACATGTGA
- a CDS encoding DUF2975 domain-containing protein — MKHITTTFLKLTLFTIGLTILTLSIFWLPWLSENTVNMFPEYSHLQYPVLMGIYVTALPFFFALYQAFKILKYIEEGRAFLELSVQALNYIIVSAIAISILYVFGAIILISQSALHPGIAIMGILIVLTSFVIAAFTAILQKLLKSALDIKLENELTV; from the coding sequence ATGAAGCATATTACAACGACCTTTTTAAAGCTGACATTGTTCACGATTGGGTTAACAATACTGACTTTGAGCATATTTTGGTTACCTTGGTTGTCTGAAAACACTGTAAATATGTTTCCAGAATATTCTCATCTACAATATCCTGTTTTGATGGGTATATATGTAACGGCTTTACCGTTCTTTTTTGCATTGTATCAGGCTTTTAAAATTTTAAAGTATATTGAGGAAGGGCGTGCCTTTTTGGAATTGTCTGTACAGGCTTTGAATTATATCATTGTTAGCGCAATTGCTATTAGTATCTTATATGTATTTGGAGCAATTATTTTAATATCTCAAAGTGCTTTACATCCTGGGATAGCAATAATGGGTATACTAATTGTTTTAACTTCCTTTGTAATCGCTGCTTTTACTGCGATTCTACAAAAATTATTAAAAAGTGCCTTAGATATTAAATTAGAAAATGAGTTGACAGTTTGA